From the Salinimicrobium tongyeongense genome, one window contains:
- a CDS encoding efflux RND transporter permease subunit, with the protein MAEKKTHTRKEGIIAYMARNSIAANLMMVLLIAGGIWTMMQIQKEVFPQFQLDYVNVNVQYPGAAPAEVEQGILLPVEEAIRGIQGIKEIVSTAREGSGEVVIELIAGSNRMKVFQDIDQAVSRIRTFPDDIEQPEVSLQLQQQDVMEISLYGQVDIWTLRQLGEQLRNILLSNPSITQVELGNVPDYFTHIEIPRNNLRKYNLTLNQVAQIVAESSEDVPAGAVETASGEILLRMKERKQWAEEFRKIAIINSGSGAKVTLGEIAKVTDGFEETGFHGQFNREPAVSLSIYRVGNQSPLDIADEVYRILEEYRLPPGVKYRIDSNRAEDYNERLSLLTENGLMAVGIVLIILTLFLEYRLAFWVMMGMSISFIGGIIFLPLVGVSINMISMFGFLVVLGIVVDDAIVVGENVYEYRKKGLSPMKAAIAGTKDVSRPVVFSIATTIIAFVPLLLMPGETGKFWWPLPVVVIVILVVSLFEALFILPSHLGHLKEKRPKGWALRLENLQQKFADAFNRFVDKYYRPLLDKSLKYRYITLTAAIALLIIVGGYGYSDHMGMIMMPEVAADEIEAGVRLPEGTTTLQAAKVAEEITNSTFEMFDQYDLFEVAEGVKTNVRGQNFIDVEIVMKPPDERETTAKEVIALWRDNIGEIEGVDQITFEAERGPGGYQQAISVDLSHNNIEVLEKASTAFSERLEAFENTRDINDNYNKGKQQFDFKLLPEGRNLGLTSNEVGRQVRDAFYGALAMRQMRTTNEIEVRVKLPLEERRDIQNLENFLIRTPQGIEVPLLDVVRIEQDEAFSSINRRDGRRVVNVGMDVEPANTVGQVLAAIQNEILPQLRADFPGLTWTFEGSQADMRESTDSLWSSFAMAMLIIYVLLAIAFNSYVQPLIVMAAIPFGIVGAVIGHILLGYDLSLVSLMGVIALTGVVVNDSLIMIDYANKKRKDCSVYEAIHEAGLRRFRPIILTTLTTFGGLTPIILETSSQAYYLIPMAISLGFGIIFATSIILLIVPCLYLILEDAKLYLKHKQTVKRKISSENA; encoded by the coding sequence ATGGCCGAAAAGAAAACCCATACCCGCAAAGAAGGAATCATCGCCTATATGGCCCGCAATTCTATTGCTGCCAATTTAATGATGGTTCTGCTTATAGCAGGAGGTATATGGACGATGATGCAGATTCAGAAAGAGGTTTTTCCGCAGTTTCAGTTAGATTATGTGAATGTGAATGTACAGTACCCGGGTGCCGCCCCAGCCGAAGTAGAACAGGGAATACTATTACCGGTTGAAGAAGCCATCCGCGGAATTCAGGGCATTAAAGAAATTGTCTCCACAGCCAGGGAAGGATCGGGTGAGGTGGTGATAGAACTCATTGCCGGCTCCAACCGCATGAAGGTTTTCCAGGACATTGATCAGGCCGTGAGCCGCATACGCACCTTCCCCGACGATATTGAACAGCCCGAGGTAAGCCTGCAGCTGCAACAGCAGGATGTAATGGAAATAAGCCTGTACGGCCAGGTTGATATCTGGACACTGCGCCAATTGGGAGAACAGCTGCGCAACATCCTGTTGAGCAACCCCAGCATCACCCAGGTGGAACTGGGAAACGTACCCGATTACTTTACCCACATCGAAATTCCGCGGAACAACCTCCGCAAGTACAATCTTACCCTGAACCAGGTGGCACAAATTGTAGCCGAATCGAGCGAAGATGTTCCTGCAGGAGCCGTAGAAACAGCATCGGGCGAGATCCTGCTAAGAATGAAAGAAAGAAAACAGTGGGCAGAAGAATTCAGGAAGATTGCGATCATTAATTCAGGTTCCGGGGCAAAAGTGACTCTTGGCGAGATCGCCAAAGTAACCGACGGCTTCGAAGAAACCGGATTTCACGGGCAGTTTAATCGAGAACCGGCTGTGAGTTTGAGCATATACAGGGTGGGAAATCAATCTCCCCTCGATATTGCCGACGAGGTTTACAGAATTCTCGAAGAATACCGCCTCCCTCCCGGGGTAAAATACCGCATAGACAGTAATCGTGCAGAAGATTATAACGAACGCCTCTCACTGCTCACCGAAAACGGACTTATGGCGGTGGGCATTGTACTCATCATCTTAACTCTTTTCCTGGAATACAGGCTGGCATTCTGGGTGATGATGGGTATGTCAATATCTTTTATTGGCGGAATTATTTTTCTTCCGCTGGTAGGGGTGAGCATTAACATGATCTCGATGTTCGGATTTCTGGTGGTACTCGGAATTGTGGTAGATGACGCCATTGTTGTGGGTGAAAATGTGTATGAATACCGCAAAAAAGGCCTAAGCCCCATGAAAGCTGCCATTGCCGGCACCAAAGATGTTTCTCGGCCTGTGGTATTTAGTATCGCTACCACTATTATTGCCTTTGTACCATTACTGCTCATGCCGGGAGAAACAGGGAAATTCTGGTGGCCGCTCCCGGTGGTGGTGATCGTGATCCTGGTAGTATCCCTGTTTGAGGCCCTGTTTATTCTGCCCTCGCACCTGGGGCATCTCAAGGAGAAAAGACCAAAAGGCTGGGCCCTGAGACTGGAAAACCTGCAACAAAAATTTGCTGATGCTTTCAACAGGTTTGTAGATAAATACTACCGCCCTCTTCTCGACAAGTCTTTAAAATATCGTTACATCACGCTTACCGCGGCCATTGCTCTTTTGATCATTGTGGGCGGGTATGGCTACAGTGACCACATGGGAATGATCATGATGCCCGAGGTAGCCGCCGATGAAATTGAAGCCGGAGTGCGCTTGCCCGAAGGCACCACAACCTTACAGGCTGCCAAAGTAGCCGAAGAGATCACCAACTCTACCTTTGAAATGTTTGACCAATACGACCTTTTTGAAGTTGCCGAAGGTGTAAAGACAAACGTGAGGGGCCAGAACTTTATTGATGTAGAAATTGTGATGAAACCACCCGATGAACGGGAGACCACCGCAAAAGAGGTAATCGCCCTCTGGCGGGATAATATTGGAGAAATTGAAGGTGTAGATCAAATCACTTTTGAAGCCGAACGTGGCCCCGGGGGGTACCAGCAGGCCATAAGCGTAGATCTTAGCCATAACAACATTGAGGTGCTTGAAAAAGCCAGTACAGCTTTTTCTGAAAGACTTGAAGCCTTTGAGAACACCCGTGATATTAATGACAATTATAACAAAGGTAAGCAGCAATTTGATTTTAAGCTTCTTCCCGAAGGCAGGAACCTGGGGCTAACCTCCAATGAAGTAGGCCGGCAGGTAAGAGATGCTTTTTATGGAGCCCTGGCCATGCGGCAGATGCGAACTACCAACGAGATAGAAGTACGGGTAAAATTGCCTTTGGAAGAAAGGCGGGATATTCAAAACCTGGAAAATTTTCTCATTAGAACGCCCCAGGGCATAGAAGTACCCCTGCTTGATGTGGTGAGAATAGAACAGGATGAAGCTTTCAGCAGCATTAACAGGCGCGATGGCCGGCGGGTTGTGAACGTGGGGATGGACGTTGAACCGGCCAATACAGTGGGCCAGGTGCTGGCAGCAATCCAGAATGAAATATTGCCCCAGTTAAGGGCAGATTTCCCCGGGCTCACCTGGACTTTTGAAGGGAGCCAGGCCGATATGCGTGAATCTACAGATTCCCTGTGGAGCAGCTTTGCCATGGCCATGCTCATCATTTATGTACTTCTGGCCATCGCTTTCAACAGTTATGTGCAGCCCCTTATAGTGATGGCTGCCATCCCATTTGGTATAGTGGGTGCCGTGATTGGCCATATCCTGCTGGGTTATGACCTTTCGCTCGTAAGCTTGATGGGGGTAATTGCTTTGACCGGAGTGGTGGTGAATGACAGTTTGATCATGATAGATTACGCCAACAAAAAACGAAAAGATTGTTCAGTTTATGAGGCTATTCACGAAGCCGGGCTCCGTCGTTTCAGGCCAATTATCCTTACTACGCTCACTACCTTTGGTGGGTTAACACCAATAATCCTGGAAACCTCGAGCCAGGCATATTACCTCATCCCCATGGCCATTTCTTTAGGTTTTGGGATCATTTTTGCCACTTCTATCATCCTTTTGATCGTGCCCTGCCTCTATCTCATTTTAGAAGACGCAAAACTTTATTTAAAACACAAACAAACCGTGAAGCGCAAAATTTCTTCGGAAAATGCCTGA
- a CDS encoding efflux RND transporter periplasmic adaptor subunit, giving the protein MSTKKIVLICAGIIVIAIAVTAFIFMSEPTAQKEGATREMAMLVSVTEAEAGNFSPLLVATGTVEPVEDVIVSARVGGEVVKRSEAFVPGGSVKKGDVLLQIDPADYRNNLELRQSELLQAQTELDVEMGRQQVAQQDLELIGGQSLSPQEQSLVLRQPQLNAVKARIKAARAAVDQAKLDLARSRVRAPFDAHIITQNVTTGSQVAPGEDLGRLVGTEAYRVILSLPVSRLRWLQFPNSQQEKGSPVKIRNTAAWPAGSYRTGYLNSQVGALDNQTRLARILVEVPDPLAQDSAKGKPELIIGTFVECLIEGNEIPDVVRINRDHLRENNQVWVMQNGTLNIRDVEVLLTDTQYAYIQQGLKAGEKIITTNLSTVAEGVAVRTEMDSTRGSTPIHRDSIH; this is encoded by the coding sequence ATGAGCACCAAAAAGATCGTTCTTATCTGCGCAGGCATCATTGTAATCGCCATAGCAGTGACTGCCTTTATATTCATGAGCGAACCCACGGCTCAAAAAGAAGGTGCCACCCGCGAAATGGCCATGCTGGTTAGCGTTACCGAAGCCGAGGCCGGTAATTTCTCACCTCTGCTGGTAGCAACCGGCACGGTAGAACCCGTGGAAGATGTTATTGTGAGTGCCCGGGTGGGCGGTGAAGTCGTGAAACGGTCTGAAGCTTTTGTACCTGGCGGATCGGTAAAAAAAGGAGATGTTTTACTCCAGATCGATCCTGCCGATTACCGGAACAACCTGGAGCTGCGCCAGAGTGAATTATTGCAGGCCCAAACCGAACTCGATGTGGAAATGGGCCGGCAACAAGTAGCCCAGCAGGACCTGGAGCTTATAGGCGGCCAAAGCCTTAGCCCACAGGAGCAGTCATTGGTGCTGCGACAACCCCAGTTAAACGCTGTAAAAGCCAGGATCAAAGCCGCCCGTGCAGCGGTAGATCAGGCTAAACTGGATCTTGCCCGCAGTAGGGTTCGTGCTCCGTTTGATGCGCACATCATCACTCAAAATGTGACCACCGGCTCCCAGGTTGCCCCCGGTGAAGATCTAGGCCGTTTGGTAGGCACAGAAGCTTATAGGGTGATATTGAGCCTGCCGGTTTCCCGCTTAAGGTGGCTGCAGTTTCCCAATTCCCAACAGGAAAAAGGTTCCCCTGTAAAGATAAGAAACACTGCTGCCTGGCCAGCCGGCTCTTACCGAACGGGATACCTTAACAGTCAGGTAGGAGCGCTGGACAATCAAACGCGTTTGGCCCGGATACTGGTAGAAGTCCCCGATCCCCTGGCGCAGGATTCGGCTAAAGGCAAGCCCGAACTTATCATTGGCACTTTTGTGGAATGTTTGATAGAAGGCAATGAGATTCCAGATGTGGTACGGATAAATCGCGATCATTTGCGGGAGAACAATCAGGTTTGGGTGATGCAGAACGGGACACTTAATATAAGAGATGTCGAAGTGCTACTGACAGATACTCAATACGCATACATACAACAAGGTTTGAAAGCAGGCGAGAAAATTATTACCACCAACCTTAGCACTGTAGCAGAGGGAGTGGCCGTGCGCACCGAAATGGATAGCACGAGGGGCAGTACACCTATACATAGAGACAGTATACATTAA
- a CDS encoding efflux transporter outer membrane subunit: MWPAIFFILWLFAACTPKLSPEEAPIPKPEAFSASGEIELPNEWWTSFQDPVLDSLVLKALQENLALAGNWQQYRASLAIVKREKSFLFPQIDAFAEASKNGFENTFSEEVQLQTGLAASYELDLWGRIRAGIQAEKYTVEAFLYDYRAAAMSISAEIANTWYQLLTARRQLQLVQEQIRTNENIVRLIRARFAGGQIRAVDILRQEQLLESTRNQKIFYETNLELLENRLAVLLGRPPQNIEDFTEGQIPNLPPLPQTGLPLELIRRRPDLQQAYNLVLAADREMAFAVRSKFPVISLDARGSFRAEDAGNLFENWTYSLAGNLVAPLIYGGRLSAEVDRAAAVKHQRLYEYGQAVLIAFEEVENALLQEMKQKERLELLERRLELSEKTSEQLRIEFLNGLSPYLDVLLALDKQQQLEREMLAARQELLEIRVGLYRALAGSFETPEETSL; encoded by the coding sequence CTGTGGCCTGCTATTTTTTTTATTCTCTGGCTCTTTGCCGCCTGTACTCCAAAGCTCAGCCCCGAAGAAGCCCCTATCCCCAAACCTGAGGCATTTAGTGCTTCGGGAGAGATTGAGCTCCCCAACGAATGGTGGACGAGCTTTCAGGATCCTGTACTGGACTCCCTTGTGCTCAAAGCTTTGCAAGAAAACCTGGCTCTGGCAGGAAACTGGCAGCAGTACAGAGCTTCCCTGGCTATTGTAAAAAGGGAAAAATCCTTTCTTTTTCCGCAGATCGACGCTTTTGCTGAAGCTTCCAAAAATGGATTTGAAAACACATTTTCTGAAGAGGTGCAGTTACAAACCGGGCTTGCCGCGTCTTATGAACTCGACCTCTGGGGCAGGATTCGTGCCGGTATACAGGCCGAAAAATATACTGTGGAAGCTTTTCTTTACGATTACCGGGCTGCCGCAATGAGCATTTCGGCCGAGATCGCCAATACCTGGTACCAGCTGCTAACCGCCCGCCGGCAACTACAGCTGGTGCAGGAACAAATAAGAACCAATGAAAATATTGTAAGACTAATTAGGGCACGGTTTGCAGGCGGGCAAATTCGCGCTGTAGATATTCTGCGGCAGGAACAGCTGTTGGAAAGTACCCGAAATCAAAAGATATTCTATGAAACCAATCTCGAGCTACTGGAAAATCGCCTGGCTGTTTTACTGGGCCGCCCGCCTCAGAATATTGAAGATTTTACGGAAGGTCAAATTCCAAACCTGCCCCCACTGCCCCAAACAGGCTTGCCCCTGGAGCTCATTCGGCGCCGGCCCGATCTACAGCAGGCTTACAACCTGGTGCTGGCCGCCGACAGGGAGATGGCTTTTGCAGTGAGGAGCAAATTCCCGGTGATCTCGCTTGATGCCCGTGGCAGTTTTCGGGCTGAAGATGCCGGCAACCTCTTTGAAAACTGGACCTACAGCCTTGCAGGCAACCTGGTGGCTCCCCTCATTTACGGCGGAAGATTATCGGCTGAAGTTGATCGCGCAGCAGCAGTTAAGCATCAGCGGCTGTATGAATATGGCCAGGCTGTGCTTATTGCTTTTGAAGAAGTTGAAAACGCACTTCTTCAGGAAATGAAACAAAAGGAAAGACTGGAGCTGCTGGAAAGGAGGCTCGAACTATCAGAAAAAACTTCGGAACAATTGAGAATAGAGTTTTTAAACGGATTAAGTCCTTATCTTGATGTGCTGCTGGCACTTGATAAGCAACAGCAGTTAGAAAGGGAGATGCTGGCAGCGCGGCAGGAGCTGCTCGAAATACGCGTAGGGCTGTACAGGGCTTTGGCCGGATCTTTTGAAACCCCGGAAGAAACCTCATTATAA
- a CDS encoding patatin-like phospholipase family protein translates to MNLSEIFPFRKKYEYKVGISLSGGSARGYAHVGVLQALHEHGIEPQIISGTSMGAVVGVLYAAGYSPEKIKNILTEETFSKMTNFSWRRTGLYKLEKMKVALQKYIAEDDFSNLKKPFYLALSNLNKACGETRSTGALFDYVIASCSVPGVFAPIVLEEGNYVDGGLLCNLPASAIREKCRYLIGSHVNFAGQKTVFLGREVSWNGLLISGLPKIQNQKWRCAIF, encoded by the coding sequence TTGAACCTATCGGAGATCTTTCCCTTCAGAAAAAAATACGAGTACAAAGTGGGGATAAGCCTAAGCGGCGGCAGTGCCCGCGGTTACGCCCACGTGGGGGTGCTGCAGGCACTTCACGAACATGGTATTGAGCCGCAAATCATTTCGGGTACCAGCATGGGGGCGGTTGTGGGCGTGCTTTATGCCGCAGGGTATTCGCCCGAAAAGATCAAAAATATCCTTACTGAAGAAACCTTCTCTAAAATGACCAATTTTTCGTGGAGGCGCACCGGACTTTACAAGCTGGAAAAAATGAAGGTGGCCCTGCAAAAATATATAGCTGAAGATGACTTTTCAAACCTGAAAAAGCCATTTTACCTGGCACTTTCCAATCTTAACAAGGCCTGTGGCGAAACCCGAAGCACGGGCGCCCTTTTTGACTATGTGATTGCCAGTTGCTCGGTGCCGGGGGTTTTTGCGCCCATTGTGCTCGAGGAAGGAAACTATGTTGACGGCGGTCTCCTGTGCAACCTTCCGGCTTCGGCCATTAGGGAAAAATGCAGGTACCTTATAGGGTCTCACGTGAATTTTGCCGGGCAAAAGACAGTTTTCCTGGGCCGCGAAGTATCATGGAACGGGCTATTAATCTCGGGATTACCCAAAATTCAAAACCAGAAATGGCGCTGTGCGATTTTTTGA
- a CDS encoding glycoside hydrolase family 53 protein, protein MKKLFCLFFFFAFFASCSTDDDAQKEPEPTPPVSEEGLPVRAVDISAFPEIDAAGTIFYNAKSQKEDFLDILKQAGVNTLRLRLWVDPARGHSGFEEVKNFSKNLKARGFDIWLSLHYSDAWADPGNQARPESWQQLSFEALKNQVYNYTFRVVEEIKPEYIQVGNEINSGFLFPEGNISENPDQFKELLQAGTSAVREANPASQVIIHFAGLENADWFFGQVAGVDYDIIGLSYYPVWHGKNLDLLENTANSLASKYQRKLVIAETAYPFSLGYNDWTNNIVGLEEQLVPGYPASAEGQKAFLQEISDIMETSDAGIGFSYWGGELVAWNGPESTAGSPWENQALFNFDHKALPVLQVFNQE, encoded by the coding sequence ATGAAAAAACTATTTTGCCTCTTTTTTTTTTTCGCCTTTTTTGCTTCCTGCAGCACAGATGATGATGCCCAAAAAGAACCTGAACCCACTCCTCCTGTTTCAGAAGAGGGGCTGCCGGTGAGAGCAGTAGATATTTCGGCTTTCCCGGAAATTGATGCCGCCGGAACCATTTTTTACAACGCCAAGAGCCAGAAAGAGGATTTTCTTGACATTTTAAAGCAAGCCGGGGTGAATACGCTGCGGCTAAGGTTGTGGGTAGATCCTGCCCGGGGGCACTCTGGTTTTGAGGAAGTGAAGAATTTCTCCAAAAACCTCAAAGCCCGGGGTTTTGACATCTGGCTAAGCCTGCACTATTCGGACGCCTGGGCCGATCCGGGAAATCAGGCCAGGCCTGAAAGCTGGCAGCAGCTTTCTTTTGAAGCTCTCAAAAATCAGGTTTACAACTATACTTTTAGGGTTGTTGAAGAGATCAAGCCCGAATACATCCAGGTGGGAAACGAGATAAATTCCGGGTTCCTTTTTCCGGAAGGAAATATTTCTGAAAATCCCGATCAGTTCAAGGAACTACTGCAGGCAGGCACAAGTGCGGTTCGCGAAGCAAACCCTGCTTCACAAGTCATCATCCACTTTGCCGGACTCGAGAATGCCGACTGGTTTTTTGGCCAGGTCGCCGGTGTAGATTACGACATTATCGGGCTTTCTTATTACCCAGTCTGGCACGGCAAAAATCTTGACCTCCTTGAAAACACGGCAAATTCTCTGGCTTCAAAGTATCAACGCAAGCTGGTGATTGCTGAAACTGCCTATCCTTTTAGCTTAGGTTATAACGACTGGACCAACAATATAGTGGGCCTCGAGGAGCAGTTAGTGCCAGGATATCCCGCTTCAGCAGAAGGGCAAAAAGCCTTTTTGCAGGAAATTTCTGATATTATGGAAACCTCTGACGCCGGCATCGGATTTTCTTACTGGGGCGGCGAACTTGTGGCCTGGAATGGCCCCGAATCTACGGCAGGTTCCCCCTGGGAAAATCAGGCGCTGTTCAATTTTGACCACAAGGCACTTCCGGTACTGCAGGTTTTCAACCAGGAGTAG
- a CDS encoding GIY-YIG nuclease family protein: MIEYTEGIYKFYVYILTNKYRTTFYVGVTNSLKRRLGEHKNSINQGKKTFVGRYNLSELIYYETYGWIQQAIAREKELKDGERKRN, translated from the coding sequence ATGATTGAATACACAGAAGGGATTTACAAATTCTATGTCTATATACTCACCAATAAATATAGAACCACCTTCTATGTGGGCGTCACCAATAGTTTAAAAAGGAGGTTAGGCGAGCATAAAAATTCTATTAACCAGGGTAAAAAAACTTTTGTAGGGCGCTATAACTTATCAGAACTAATATATTATGAGACCTACGGATGGATCCAGCAAGCTATTGCCAGGGAAAAGGAATTAAAGGATGGCGAAAGGAAAAGAAACTGA
- a CDS encoding DUF481 domain-containing protein encodes MIRIFLLGLCSLLPSILSAQLVNIESKRMQTDSIRFTLNANFSFNHTNNDGEQVNQVDASLSTQFKSRDLEKIYFFLGNYKLIDSEKGNLQNAWFLHGRFNYKFNEAIRLETFVQGQYNQLLVVEQRNLIGAGLRFKLVNKLRFTSYAGNSYMYEIEFSEQLGTTSYNQRNSTYLTLSYTPESQKFSVANTFYYQPLYKEISDYRILEQFRLDIPLSSWLKVFSLYNYYYDSKTPLGTKEYTSDLNIGIGISF; translated from the coding sequence ATGATTAGAATATTTCTCTTAGGTCTCTGTAGCCTTTTGCCTTCTATTCTTTCTGCACAATTAGTGAATATTGAATCCAAACGCATGCAGACCGATTCTATAAGGTTTACCCTCAACGCCAATTTTTCTTTCAATCATACTAACAACGACGGCGAACAGGTAAACCAGGTGGACGCATCACTAAGCACACAATTTAAATCGAGAGACCTGGAGAAAATATATTTCTTTCTGGGCAACTACAAGCTCATAGATTCCGAAAAAGGAAACCTGCAAAATGCCTGGTTCCTTCACGGCCGGTTTAATTATAAGTTCAACGAAGCAATAAGATTAGAAACCTTTGTACAGGGGCAGTACAACCAGTTACTCGTGGTAGAGCAGCGAAACCTAATAGGAGCGGGGCTACGGTTCAAATTAGTAAATAAACTGCGGTTCACTAGCTATGCGGGCAATAGTTATATGTATGAAATAGAATTCAGCGAACAATTGGGAACCACCAGTTATAATCAGCGTAACAGCACTTATCTCACTTTATCTTACACCCCGGAATCCCAGAAATTTTCTGTTGCCAATACGTTTTATTATCAGCCGCTGTACAAAGAAATAAGTGACTACAGGATTTTAGAGCAATTCCGGTTAGATATTCCTCTTTCATCCTGGCTAAAAGTGTTTAGCCTTTACAACTATTACTATGATAGTAAAACTCCTTTAGGCACTAAAGAATACACATCCGATCTGAACATAGGGATTGGGATTAGTTTTTAA
- the katG gene encoding catalase/peroxidase HPI: MAQNEHRNSPGTHKAWEVNESSRCPFLGGAVDKTAGSGTSNRDWWPNMLNLHILRQHSNLSDPMDEDFDYAEEFKSLDLEAVKKDLHELMTDSQDWWPADFGHYGGLFIRMAWHSAGTYRISDGRGGASSGSQRFAPLNSWPDNANLDKARLLLWPIKQKYGRKISWADLMILTGNVALESMGLKPFGFAGGREDIWESEEDIYWGSEGEWVGNKERYARDNKLEQPLAASHMGLIYVNPEGPNGNPDPLGSAQDIRETFGRMAMNDYETVALIAGGHTFGKTHGAADPVEHVGAEPAGADITEMGLGWKNKFGTGNAGSTITSGLEGAWSQTPTRWSNYFFDNLFGYEWECYKGPGGAWQWRPKDGAGEGVIPDAHDPDKKHAPFMLTSDIALREDPEYYKISKHFHENPEEFADAFARAWYKLTHRDMGPISRYLGPEVPSEELLWQDPLPKVDHDLIDRDDIAALEKKIFASGLTVSQMVTTAWASASTFRNSDKRGGANGARVRLEPQRHWEVNNPPQLQKVLNKLEEIQQEFNQAQKGNKKVSLADLIVLAGNLAVKKAAKDAGYEIGVPFAPGRTDATEEQTDAEAFEPLEPRADGFRNYVKQSEYISTSAEEMLVDKAQLLSLTPPEMTVLVGGMRVLGANYDGSQHGVFTKRPGQLTNDFFVNLLDMTTTWAAKDDSQKVFEGRDRKTQEVKWTGTRVDLIFGSNSELRALAEVYAQSDFKEKFVKDFVKAWDKVMSLDRFDLKN; encoded by the coding sequence ATGGCACAGAACGAACACCGTAATTCACCGGGTACTCACAAAGCCTGGGAAGTGAACGAATCCAGCAGATGTCCTTTCCTTGGGGGGGCGGTAGACAAAACTGCCGGAAGCGGTACTTCAAACCGCGACTGGTGGCCAAATATGTTAAACCTACATATATTAAGACAGCACTCCAATCTTTCCGATCCTATGGATGAGGATTTTGACTATGCTGAAGAATTTAAAAGCCTTGACCTGGAGGCAGTAAAAAAAGACCTTCATGAACTCATGACCGATTCGCAGGACTGGTGGCCAGCCGATTTTGGGCACTACGGCGGATTGTTTATACGCATGGCCTGGCACAGTGCAGGTACTTATAGAATTAGTGACGGGCGGGGAGGAGCAAGTTCAGGTTCCCAAAGATTTGCACCTCTTAACAGCTGGCCCGATAACGCCAACCTCGATAAGGCCCGACTTTTACTATGGCCAATAAAACAAAAATACGGAAGAAAGATCTCCTGGGCCGATCTTATGATACTTACCGGAAACGTGGCCCTCGAATCTATGGGCTTAAAGCCTTTTGGCTTTGCCGGTGGCCGTGAAGACATCTGGGAATCTGAAGAAGATATTTACTGGGGTTCTGAAGGAGAATGGGTAGGTAATAAAGAGCGTTATGCCCGAGACAACAAATTGGAGCAACCTCTTGCAGCATCTCACATGGGCCTTATTTACGTGAACCCCGAGGGGCCAAACGGAAATCCAGATCCGCTGGGTTCTGCGCAGGATATTCGCGAGACCTTTGGCCGAATGGCTATGAACGATTATGAGACCGTAGCATTGATCGCCGGGGGCCACACCTTCGGAAAAACACACGGGGCAGCCGATCCTGTGGAGCACGTGGGGGCAGAACCTGCTGGTGCCGATATCACGGAAATGGGATTGGGCTGGAAGAACAAATTTGGAACAGGAAACGCCGGAAGCACCATTACAAGTGGACTTGAAGGTGCCTGGTCACAAACGCCTACCAGGTGGAGCAATTACTTCTTTGACAACCTTTTTGGCTATGAATGGGAATGCTATAAAGGCCCCGGAGGCGCATGGCAGTGGAGACCAAAAGACGGGGCTGGAGAAGGTGTCATCCCCGATGCTCACGACCCCGATAAGAAGCACGCCCCTTTTATGTTAACTTCAGACATAGCTTTAAGGGAAGACCCGGAGTACTATAAAATCTCAAAACATTTCCACGAAAACCCCGAAGAATTTGCAGATGCTTTCGCCAGGGCCTGGTATAAGTTGACGCACCGTGATATGGGGCCTATTTCAAGATACCTGGGGCCCGAAGTACCTTCTGAAGAATTACTTTGGCAGGATCCCCTTCCAAAAGTAGATCACGATTTAATAGACCGTGACGATATTGCAGCACTGGAGAAGAAAATCTTTGCTTCAGGTTTAACTGTTTCTCAAATGGTTACCACTGCCTGGGCATCGGCTTCTACTTTCAGGAATTCAGATAAGCGGGGAGGAGCCAATGGGGCCCGCGTGCGCCTTGAGCCCCAAAGACACTGGGAAGTAAACAATCCGCCGCAATTACAAAAGGTTTTGAACAAGCTTGAAGAGATTCAGCAGGAATTCAATCAGGCACAAAAAGGTAACAAAAAAGTGTCTTTAGCCGATCTTATTGTGCTTGCCGGAAACCTTGCGGTGAAGAAGGCAGCCAAAGACGCAGGTTATGAAATTGGGGTTCCATTTGCGCCCGGAAGAACCGATGCTACAGAAGAGCAGACAGATGCTGAAGCTTTTGAACCACTGGAGCCAAGAGCAGACGGTTTCAGAAACTACGTGAAGCAAAGCGAATATATTTCAACTTCGGCTGAAGAAATGCTGGTTGATAAGGCACAGTTGCTTTCTCTTACTCCGCCAGAAATGACCGTGCTGGTAGGAGGAATGCGAGTGCTGGGAGCTAATTATGACGGGTCACAGCACGGCGTATTTACCAAGCGTCCCGGACAGCTTACTAACGACTTCTTTGTGAATTTGCTTGACATGACCACTACCTGGGCAGCCAAAGATGATTCTCAAAAAGTTTTTGAAGGACGTGACCGCAAGACTCAGGAAGTAAAATGGACCGGAACCCGTGTAGACCTTATCTTTGGATCTAACTCTGAACTCCGCGCCCTTGCCGAAGTTTATGCACAGAGCGACTTTAAAGAAAAATTCGTGAAAGACTTTGTAAAAGCCTGGGACAAGGTGATGAGCCTTGACAGGTTTGATCTTAAAAACTAG